Proteins encoded in a region of the Vitis riparia cultivar Riparia Gloire de Montpellier isolate 1030 chromosome 7, EGFV_Vit.rip_1.0, whole genome shotgun sequence genome:
- the LOC117918215 gene encoding kynurenine--oxoglutarate transaminase 3-like, translating to MSPSIYSHRKIDDEVSVDLDPPHWTLGPNKLMKSFTVKTKAIILNSPHNPTGKIFTKDELEIIAGACLTKDCLAITDEVWWRVGWAIASACIASTIRNIHTRITDCAPAPFQEAVVTALRIPPEYFELLRSDYESKRDFIIKMLAGVGFRIQFKPQGSVFVFAELPESCLLSDVEFIEELIKQAGVVAVPGCGFFHAMPPSDKRPPADLSSQKRYIRFAFCKSDATLAAAAQKIAGLSDARGRLKLF from the exons ATGTCCCCTAGTATTTACTCTCATCGAAAAATTGATGATGAGGTATCTGTGGATCTTGACCCACCTCACTGGACATTGGGTCCTAACAAGCTTATGAAGTCTTTTACTGTCAAAACAAAAGCTATAATATTGAACAG TCCTCACAATCCAACTGGAAAAATTTTCACCAAGGATGAGTTGGAGATCATTGCTGGAGCTTGCCTCACCAAGGATTGCCTAGCTATAACAGATGAAGTATG GTGGAGGGTTGGATGGGCCATTGCTTCAGCTTGCATTGCCTCGACGATTAGAAATATCCATACTAGGATTACAGATTGTGCTCCAGCACCATTTCAGGAGGCTGTTGTGACTGCTTTGAGAATTCCACCAGAGTACTTTGAATTATTGAGAAGC GATTACGAATCCAAAAGAGATTTTATTATCAAGATGCTTGCTGGGGTTGGTTTCCGGATTCAGTTCAAACCTCAGGGTTCAGTCTTCGTATTTGCAGAGCTTCCTGAGAGTTGCCTACTTTCTGAT GTAGAATTCATCGAGGAATTGATAAAACAGGCCGGGGTGGTGGCTGTACCAGGATGTGGTTTTTTTCATGCGATGCCACCTTCAGATAAAAGACCCCCAGCTGATCTTAGCTCTCAGAAGAGATATATCAGATTTGCTTTCTGCAAGAGCGATGCTACTTTGGCTGCTGCTGCACAAAAAATTGCTGGCCTCTCGGATGCTAGAGGTCGACTCAAGCTATTTTAA